The Alphaproteobacteria bacterium genome contains the following window.
CACTTCTTGCCCCGTAACAGGCCTGTCTTCATAGACTTTAAAATCGGGTGTCTCCAATTGGGATTTCAAATCTGGCAACTGGCTGCCCCCGATCCCTTTTGCCAAAATGGTAATGGTGCGGGTGATAGGTTCTCCCACCTTGGCTTTTTTCTCGTCTGAGAGCATGTCCGATAACTCTAAAGATGTTAGGGGAAGCCATGGGTCCATATTTGTTGCCGCAGGACGCACTTTTACAACCACTTCATTGCTTTGCTTGACGAACGGCTTATAGTTCCTGGACGAAAAGGGATCAAGACCCGCAAAAATATCAAATCCAGGAAAGTCATCGAAGGGCGAGCGCCGCCTCTTTTTGCCTTTTTCTTTGGACACTACCTGCCCTTGTAAGGTGATGGGGAAAATTGTGAAGTTTCCAGCTTTTAGAGGTGTAACCAGATACTGAACTTTCACGACCGTTTGGGTCTCTCCATCGATCATTTCCCTGTTCGATTGCGGTTTCCCCAGTTGCTCAATAATGGCATCAGTGACACTTGGAGGGTCCAATTGAAGATTCACTACATTGGGGCCATGAACAATGCTTACGGTATAGACGATGGCCTGATTGATGTAAGGTTCCTTTTCAGATACCTGTGCTTCAACTGTCAGGGAAACCCCTTCTTTTCCTTTTTCAGGGGCATTGGTTTTGCTCACCGAAACTTTGAAGGGCTGGGTCGTCAAAGTGCCTTCAGATGTTTCCATGGATATGGATGGGATAGAAATGTCTCCATCCCCCTTTGGGAGCAATATATACGTCCACGAAGTTGTCATGGACTGGGTCCCATTAATAAATTGAATGTTGGAAGCCTGGCTTTGCCCCGCAATTTTAAACTTTTCCAACAGTGGGTGATGATCTGGTTGCCCTTTTGCAGAAGCGTCCTTTAGGGAAAGAATGAGCTCTATGGTCTCCCCCAGTCCTACTGTGCTGTCATCAACAGTCGCAGTGAAGCTTCCTGCGTGCAAAAAAGTGGGAATAAAAATTAAAAGAGCTGCTATAAATTTTACCATGGCCGGAAAGGTCCTCCTGCTTTATTTTTACCGCTTTTTTCTTCATATTTGAATTGTTTTTTGAGAAAATCTTTCGGATCACTCTTTAATCGGTTCAGCCATAGGTCCGCATTGATGTCGGTTGCCGTCCGTTCTGGCTTTGATTCTCTGCCCTGGGAAGGCGCTTCTTGTGGTTCCGAAGCACTTTCAGGTTTTTCTTGCTGTCCCTTTTTTTCTTCAGGACGTTCAGAAGATTTCTTTTCTTCTTTTGATTCTTGCTTAGAAGCTTGGGGTTTGTCTCCCTTCTTTTGCTCCTCTGTCTGCTGTTCCTGTTTATCCTGATTCTCTTTTTCTTGATTCTGATTCTTGTTGTCCTGGTCAGCAGCTTCCTTGTTTGGCTCAGATTTTTGTGAGTCGTCCTCAGATTTTTGATCTTGTTGGGATTCCTCCTCTTTTTTAGATTTATCACTGTCTTTCTCAGTGTCAGACTTCTTTTCTTTGTTGTCGCTCTGGTCTTTTTGTTGATCGTCTTGTTGGTCGTTTTTGTCTTTCTGTTGATCCTGTTTCTTGTTGTCTTGTTTTTGTTGCTCTTGCTGTTTTAAGAGTTCCTGAGCAACCTTGAGATTATGGGCAGCCTTTTCATGGGAGGGATCCTTCTCCAAAAGTGTCTCGTAGGTCTTGATGGCCTCTTCGATTTTATTTTGAAGCAGTTCAGCATTTCCCAGATTATATTGCGCATCCTGACTTCTTTCAGGGCGCTGTGACGCCCGGAACGACTCTTCTGCGCTCGCGTAATCACCAGCCCTGTACTGGGCGACTCCCTTTCTGTAAACATCATCAAAGGACTCTGCTGCTTTTTCATAGTCCTGTGCTTCAAAGGCAGCTTTTCCCTGTTGTTCCTTGTTTTGAAACCACTGGGCAAGGCCATCTGGAATAACGGATTGGAGAGAAAAAGCGGCGGCATTCTGAGCGTTTAATGTCAGCATCAAAATTACCGGAAAAGCATACTTACGCCGAAACCAAGGAAGAATAAGGAACAAAACGGGGATGAGAAACAGATAAAACTTTTCTTCCCAGATGCGGTGAGTCCGTTCAGTGGATTTCTCCCCCTCTTTCATTTTCATGGTTTTAAGGATTTTGGAGGCATTTTCCTGTAGGGGGCCCGCTTGGAAATACTGGCCATTCCCAGCCTGTGCAAGGGCCTTCAATTTCTGGGCCTCAAGATGAGTAATGACCACTTTCCCTCGTTCTTTGTGAAACCCGCCCTTGCCACTGGGGACAGGGGCTCCTATTTCGGTGCCGACGCCCATAGTGTGCACGCGTACGTCCTTTGGAAGAGTCTTGTCGATGAGATCTTTCATATTATGTTCATCAAAGTCGCCATCGGAAATGACCAAAAGGGATTTGTTGGTCCCGGGAATGGCGTTCAAACTTTCGGCGGCCATTTGAAAGGCAGGCATAAGGCGACTTCCTTGTACGGTTACCAATTCGGTCTCTAAGGAAGGCAATAGATGTGTGATCGTATCCATGTCATCTGTGACAGGATTAATCATATGGGGTGTGGCGGCAAAGGCAACCAGACCGATTTTAACATCTCGGTTTTTGTCTATGAGATCCTGGATTTCTTGTCGGGCTAGAGCTACACGGGAGGGCTTTACATCTGCAGCATCCATGGACTTGGAAAGATCTAGCAAAACAATCATATTGGCGTCCGACTCGAAGGTCTCTACGTCTCTATAATTCCAGCGAGGCCCCGCCATGGCTATAATAGTTAACGCCCAGGCAAGTGACCACATGGTAATGGCGGGCCAGGATTTTCTAATATGTTTGGGATTCTCCTTTAACAGATGGGGCAGCAAGTGCTCATCGGCAAAGGCTTTTAGCTTTTGGGTGGAGGCTGCGCCCTTATAGAACAAGGCGTACAAAAGCCAAAGCGTGGGCAAAAGGATGAATGCCCAGAGCCAGAGTGGATTTAAGAAATGAAGTTCGGCGAGGCTAGGAAGCATTTTGCCTCCTAACGACCAACGGAGAAACCGCAATGACTAAAAACAAGAGCAATGCTAATCCCAAAGGAATGTGAAATAGAGGCGTTTGAATCAAGTATTCCTTTGTCTCGGCCTCGGATTTGGTGAGGGCGTCGATCTTCTTGTAAACATCTCCGAGCAAGGATGTATTGGTGGCTCGGAAATAGCTTCCCCCGGTAATGCTGGAGATCTCCTTTAAGAGGGGCTCATCTAAGGAAACATTTGCCATGACAATTTGACCATATCGATTGGGGAATGGAACAGCACCGGTACTGCCCATGCCAATGGTATAGATACGAATGCCGTATTCTTTTGCCAGTTTGGCGGCTTCAATGGGGGGAATGCTTCCGGCATTATTCTCGCCATCGGTTAAAAGTATGAGAATGCGGGATCCTTCGGGACGTTCGCGCAGATTCTTAACGGCCAGTCCGATGGCATCTCCGATGGCAGTGGCCCCTCCTGCCATGCCGGATTCGGCATTTTCGAGCATTTTTCCAACAGACAGAGTGTCTTGGGTTAGGGGAATTTGCAGATGGGCAAACTCTCCAAATAAAACCAATCCAACCCGATCTCCTTGTCGCCCTTTTACGAAATCGCTGACCACTTCCTTTGTGGCGTCTAAACGACTGACTCGGGATACTTTTGTCGAGAAGTCCAAAGCCTCCATGGACTGTGAAATGTCAACGGCCAGCATAAGGTCATAGCCATAGCTTTTCGTGTGGCTATACTTATCCACAAGTTGTGGCCCCATGAGCGCCCCCACAAGTGAAATCCACAGCACATAAAACAGCATCGTTTGCCATGAGAAAAAGCGGCTTTTGGCAAGAGTTGTTTCCTTAAAGGATGCTTTGAGGCGTGCTAAATGGGGATAGAACAAGACGGGGAGGTTTTTTTTGGCTTCGGGTGCCAAGAATAATACGAGAAGAGGAACTGGCAATAGGAGAGCAAACCAAGGGGCATCGAACATAAACATTAGCGCACCCACCTTTTCGTTGCCTGAATGAGTTGCTGAAGCTCCTTTTTGTTGCCTTTTTGAGAGGCTGGGGCATAGGGCAAGGAAATCAGTGCCCTCCCCTTCTCTTTCCAATCAAAGTTTTTAGGATCGTTTTGGGTGAGCCATTGAAGCCAGCGTGTCCCCTCTAGTCCAGCACAGGATTGGCGACCAAATCGTTTTATGGCCAATCGCTTGAGTGTTTCCGAGAGGTCGGCATATGTTTCCTTGGTGGGATTGGCCTTTTGAAGAGAATCCAAATGACGGAGAATTTGCCGTTGCCAGCGGTTCTTCCAGAATTTTCGTAAGGCGATGGCGAGGAGAAGGCCTAAGGGGACAGCGACCAAGAGCGCTAACAGGAGCCACCAGCCAGAGGCCAAGGGCCACCAGGAGATAGCGTCGAGGCCTTCGATGTCTTTGAGTTGGCTAAGCAGATCGTTCACAGCTTACCTCTTAAAGCTTAATTGTTGCAGGCCACGGTTCAGAGTGCTGAAGATGTCCTTGTTTGTTTCCAAAAGAATCTGTTTAATTTTAAGGCGACCGCACAGGGTTTTCAACATTTCTTGGTGTGTCTCCCAGGCTTTCTTAAGGCCTTTGGTATCGCCTGTCTGAATATTGATGCGGGCGCCACTTCCATCTTCAAACTCAAGTGTCCCCATGGATGGCATGTCATAGTCGGCCGGATCCGCAATAGGAAGAAAGACCACTTCGCACTTATTATTCAGGCTTTTTAGATATTTTGCATGCTCTTTCTTGATGTCATAAAAGTCAGAGAGAATAAAAATAAGCGTCCCAGAGGTGGCCGTTTTGACCATGTATCTTAAGGCATCTTCTATGGTGGAGGTTTTGCGGCTTTTCTTTTGAGGGTTGCAGAGCACCTTGAATAAGCGCCAAAGGGGTTGACGGGATCGTTTGGGGGCAATGTAGGTAAGTTCTTTTGCTCCAAAAAGAACGGCGCCGATACGGTCCTGTTGAAATAGGCCACTCCACCCTATAAGGGATGCCGCTTTGGCTGCTTGCACAGACTTAAAGGTTCCTCGGGTGCCAAAGGCCATGGCATCGCTCATATCCACGCACAGGAGGATACTCCGTTCGCGTTCTTCTCTAAAAACTTTCAGATGGGGCTTTCCAGTTCGGGCCGTGACGCGCCAGTCAATATTTCGGATGTCGTCGCCGTGGGTATATTCTCTTACTTCTTCGAATTCTAGACCCTGTCCTCGAAAAGGCGAAATATAGCTTCCTGCCATGGGCGAAACAACGTTTCGGTGGGAGTGCAGCTTTAAGTTCTTTGCTTTGTGGCGTAGATCAAGCAATTCTTGGTAGTTGGGATACAGCATGGCAGGTTATGGAACGGCGACCACCTCGAGGAGATGCTGGATGACTTGGCTTTTGGTCACCTCTTCCGACTCTGCCTCAAAGGTAAGGATCAAGCGATGGCGCAGAACATTGGGGGCTACGGTCTGAATATGATAGGGCGAGACATACTCATCGCCCCGCAGCCAGGCCAAGGCCTTGGCACAGCGAGAAATGGCAATGGATGCTCTGGGCGAGCCGCCACATAATATCCATCGTGTAAGATCATCGCTGTAAGGTTTAGGGGTACGGGTGGCGGCCACCAACGAGATGATATAATTTTTCAGCTTGTGATCCATGTACAGCTCCGCAATCTCTTGCCGGGCGGCAAAGATATCGCTTTGATGGGTGAGGCTTTTTTTGGCTTTTTCTGGTTTTCGTTGGCGATTTTCATCCAGGGATAAAATCTCTAATTCTTCTTTATCGGTGGGATACTTTACTTCCAAGTGCATCAGAAAGCGATCAAGCTGGGCCTCGGGCAGTTTATAGGTTCCTTCTTGCTCGATGGGGTTTTGGGTGGCTAGGACCATAAAGAGCTTGGGCAAGGCGTAGGTATGAGCGCCCACAGTAACTTGCTTTTCTTCCATGGCTTCCAAGAGGGCTGACTGGACCTTTGCGGGGGCTCGGTTAATTTCATCGGCCAAGAGAATATTATGGAACAGCGGGCCCTTTCGAAAAGTAAAGTCGCTCTTTTCATGGACGTAAATATCGGTTCCAATAAGGTCTGAAGGCAATAAATCTGGCGTAAACTGGACGCGATGGAATTCGCCTTCGATGCTATTGGCAAGAGCTTTGGCTGCAGTGGTTTTTGCAAGGCCTGGCATGCCCTCGATCAGCAAGTGACCATCGCACAAAAGGCAAACGAGCATCCCTTCGATGAGATCTTTTTGGCCAATTAGGTGCTTTTCAATGGATTTTTGTACATTGGCCAGCTGTTTTTGTTCCGTCATGTTATCCATTCTCTCCCATAAAAAAACCCAAAGTCCAATATAGCTCTAACATACTAGCAAATTGGTTTGGGATTTGGAAGATATTGTTTGCGGGATGATTTGGAAGATGTTGTTTGGAGGATGTAAAGGTTCAGTACACATGATGGGGTGTTTCTACTCTCCGTTCTCTGATTCCTGCACTATGGATCCCGCGATGCCAACTCACTCTACGTCTCACCGGCTTAAGACGCCGATTCGTCAAGAGTTCCTAGGCTCCGGGAAGACGGGAGTGGAGCTGCCTCAATAGTCTCCTTCCTAGGTTCTGGCATGACACCGTTGTGCGAACTGCCTTTATTCTACTTCTGGCTCATCTTGTCTTTCTTCTTCTTGTCTTTCTTCTTCTAGATCTTGTAGGTAAAGTGCCCTGGATTTTTGAGCATCCTTAATGACTCTGCTAAGTGAATCTGGCATGTCGAGCTGTGTTTCTGGAGCAGAATAAGTAGGCTGAGTAGGTGGAACAACCTTTGTAAAAATAACCAAATCTTCGCTCCTGGGATCAGATGTAGGATTCCATGGGGTGTGCGGATCAGGAATGGCATCAAAGCTCATTCCATCTATTGAGGAATCTGGAAACCTCATAGGCAAGCTCAGTGGTTCTACGGGGGAGCCCACAGTGGAGAAGCGAGAGACTTTCCTCAGGAGGGGGGGCACTTCCTTGAGGCCTTCGTCTTTGAAGGCTTCTGCTGTCGTGGAAAAAAAAGAGCTCAGAACAAAGCTCATAAAAATTATATTCCGAAATATTTTCATGTAGACCTTCCTTTCCTAACTTAATACTTAATGCTATAATAAATATTCCCTTAATCCTTGATACTATACTAAAATGGTTAACAAAAGGTTAATAGTGGTAAAAATATATTTTTTTTCTCAAATGATTCTAGGACGAAAAAATCCAAATGTTTCAACATCATTAAATACGGCTTGAGGGGCTGGATGGTAGTTGGGTTGGAAAGACAGAACTGGACTCCACTCCGTCTTCGCGTTGCACCGACGTGACAAGCTGCAACATTGCTTTCGACTTTGTTGCGTCTTGATGGGGTGTTTCTGCCCTCTGTTCTCTAATTTCTGCTCTCTTTTCTCAAATTTCCTAACTATGGATCCCGCGCTTTTCTTAAGCATGGATCCCGCGCTCATAAGGAATTCTAATGCGCGCCTTCGGCTTACCAAGAATTCCTAATGGCCGGGAAGACGATTACAACACTAGGAAAGACAGTTTTCAATAGTTCCAGAGCACTTGTCAGAGCTGCTAGAATCAGCTCTACTTCCGTCTTCCCGGAGCCTAGGAACTCTAGGCGAACCGGCGTCTTAAGCCGGTGAGCCTTAGAGTGAGTTGGCATCGCGGGATCCACCTCTTAGGAGATGTCAGATACGAGATTGTAAGCCGCAATCATGACGGATGCCAGTGTAGAGATTCCGGGGACCAGCTCAGCCCCTAAGCCGCGATCAGGACTTACTCAACCCAAGCCGCGAGCAGGTCTTGCAGCACCTAAGCCGCTAGCAAGTCTTTCTCAAGCCAATGGATGTCGTAATTGCCCATTTGGACGGCTGTGGACTGCATCAGTTTACGATGGAGGGGAATGGTGGTTTCTATGCCTGTAATGACATATTCGGCCAGGGTGCGATCCAGGCGCTTGAGGCACTCTTCTCGGGTTTTTCCATAGACAATAAGCTTTGCCACCAAGCTGTCATAATAGGGTGGAATCTCGTAGCCCGTATAGAGTTGGCTATCTACGCGGACATTGAGTCCTCCAGGCGCGTGATAGTTTATGACTTTTCCAGGAGAGGGAATAAAAGTTTCAGGATGCTCGGCATTAATCCGGCACTCAATGGCGTGTCCGTTGAACTTTATATCCTCTTGGGTGAAGGGGAGCTTTTCCCCCATGGCCACGCGGATTTGCTCTTTCACTAGATCAACGCCCGTGATCATCTCGGTGATAGGATGCTCTACCTGTAGTCGCGTATTCATTTCGATAAAATAAAATTTGCCATCTTCATAAAGGAATTCCAAAGTACCAACACCACGGTATCCCAGGTGTTTTATGGCATTGGTTACAAGTTCTCCCAATTCTTCCCGCTGTTGGGAGGAAATTACTGGAGATGGCGCTTCTTCTAGTACTTTTTGGTGGCGCCGTTGCAGAGAGCAATCCCGTTCGCCTAGGTGGACTACATTGCCATGACTATCGGCGATAATCTGCACCTCAATATGGCGCGGTTTTTGGAGATATTTTTCCAAAAAGACTTCGTCATTTCCAAAGTTTGCTTTGGCTTCGTTTTTGGCCAGACTAATGGCTTCAGAGAGCTCTTTTTCACTATTGGCAACTTTCATGCCTTTTCCGCCACCGCCTCCGGTGGCTTTGATGAGAACGGGATAACCAACTTTGTCTGCAAAACGTTTTGCGTCGCCAACGGACTCTACGGCACCGTCAGAACCCGGGACGACAGGAATTCCCAGGCGAATCATGGCTTCTTTTGCGGTGATTTTGTCCCCCATCATGGCAATATGCTCAGCCGTTGGGCCGATAAAGACGAATCCGTGCTCTTCTACCATGGAGACAAAATTTTCGCTTTCTGCCAAAAACCCCACGCCGGGATGGATGGCATGGCTGCCAGTTATTTCGGCAGCCGCAAGTATGGAGGGAATATTTAGATAGCTATCCTTTGCGGCGGGTGGCCCTATGCAAACACACTCATCAGCAAGGCGGACATGCATGGCCTTGCTGTCGGCGGTGGAATGAACAGCCACAGACTGGATGCCGAGATCCTTACAGGCTCGGTGGATACGGAGAGCAATCTCTCCTCGGTTGGCGATTAGAATCTTATCCATATTGAATTCATCCTACTCGATGATGACTAGTGGTTCTCCAAACTCGACAGGAGCCGCATCTTGAACAAATATTTTAAGTATCTTACCAGACTTTGGAGCCTTAATGGGATTCATGACTTTCATGGCTTCTAAAATAAGGAGCGTATCCCCTTCTGTAATGGAACTTCCTTCTTTTATAAAAGGAGCAGCATCTGGTTGGGGGGACAAATAAGCCGTTCCGACCATGGGAGCCTTTATGGTTCCAGGATGAGATGCTGGGTCTGAGCTGGTTTCAGCTTTTGCTGTGGGGGCATCCTGTTGCATAACTTGGGTTGGCACGTTGACGGGAGTTGGTGTGACCCCTTGCTGAGTAATGTTGCGGGCAACACGTATTCTTCCCTCTTCCAGTTCGTACTCAATTTCGGATAAATCCGTTTCCTTTAAAATAGCCGCCAATTCACGCACGGCAGCCTTATCAATTTTAAAGAGTTTGGACATTATAAAAATCCTATCTTATGAAACTTTCATCCTCGATCTATACCATTTTTACAAGATCTGCAAGAAAGAGATTTAATTTTTGACCAAAGGCTTAAGTTTAAAACGAAATTTAGTTGTATCTTGCGAATTATTTATCTCGATTTAATTATTCAAGTTGTGATAAAGATCGTACAGATTGACAGTATTTACAAGAGAATTTGCAAGTAGCAACATGAATCCTTCAAAAAAGATTCTTCAAATCAGCGGCCAAAGCACCCTTGAGAAGGCTGCTCATATTTTGGAAAATGGCGGATTGGTGGCTTTCCCCACTGAAACTGTCTACGGCTTGGGGGCCGATGCCACCAATGACATAGCGGTGGCCAAAATTTACGATGTCAAAAAGAGAGACACCTTTAATCCTCTGATTATTCATTGCAGGGATTTGGCTCATGCTAAGACAATTGCAGACTTTTCTCATGAGGCTGAAGAACTTGCTAATCAATTTTGGCCGGGTCCTCTTAGCCTCGTTTTGCCAAAAAAACACTCTTCTTCCCTTTCAGAATTGGCCACAGTGGGTCTTGATACGCTTGCAGTCCGTGTTCCGGAGCATCCAGTAGCCCTTTCTCTTTTGTGCTCCGTTCCATTTCCCATCGCCGCCCCTAGTGCCAATATGTCTGGAAGCATTAGTCCCACCACAGCTCAGCATGTTGTTGATTCACTTGGGGATTTAATCTCTGTGGTTTTAGAGGGCGGCCCTTGTAAAAAGGGCATCGAATCAACCATCATTGACATGAGCGAAGCACAACCTACTTTATTGCGCTCGGGAAGTATACCGTCTGAGGCTATTGAAGAAGTGTTTGGGCTGCTTTTGTTGACAGCCTCAAAATCTTCTGCAAATCCTAAGAGTCCAGGGCTTTTATCGCGACATTATGCGCCTGGGCTTCCTATGCGACTAGAGGTGGCTGTTGCCACTGACTCCGAGGCCTTTTTGGGTTTTGGGCCAGATTCAGCCGTAAGTGCTGATTTGAATTTGAGCCCTAGTGGAGACTTGGCAGAAGCAGCTGCGAATCTCTTTGCCATGCTAAGACAGTTAGATAATCCCAGGAACTTTAAGGGGATAGCCGTTGCTCCCATACCAGAACGTGGTGTAGGAAAGGCAATTAATGATCGGTTGCGACGTGGATCTGTGAGGTATTCTAAAAATGCATCTCAGGAGTGATGCATTTTTAGAATACCTTTGATGTGATTTCTTTTTTGGATGCTTGTGTAAAAAAAGCCAAAGGCGTTAACCTTTGGCTTAAGTACTTGGGGAGGTATAATAATAAATTCAAAGGATTCAAAAGAAATAATTTAAAAATTCGTATATTTATAACTATATTTTTTAGTGCAACCGAGATCTATATGCACGTGCTAATACGTCCATGGAGGTATGTCTTTTTGTAATACCGGATGGTAAGTTGTTTAATTATAAAGATAAAAAGGTGTTTTTAAGAAAAAATTTATTTTTTTATTTAGATGTAAGTATTTGAATATATATGTAAGTAATTTGCATTAATTAGGGTTAGGTAACTGTCTGTATTTAGAAAGTTGTATGGTTTTTTGGC
Protein-coding sequences here:
- a CDS encoding protein BatD, producing the protein MVKFIAALLIFIPTFLHAGSFTATVDDSTVGLGETIELILSLKDASAKGQPDHHPLLEKFKIAGQSQASNIQFINGTQSMTTSWTYILLPKGDGDISIPSISMETSEGTLTTQPFKVSVSKTNAPEKGKEGVSLTVEAQVSEKEPYINQAIVYTVSIVHGPNVVNLQLDPPSVTDAIIEQLGKPQSNREMIDGETQTVVKVQYLVTPLKAGNFTIFPITLQGQVVSKEKGKKRRRSPFDDFPGFDIFAGLDPFSSRNYKPFVKQSNEVVVKVRPAATNMDPWLPLTSLELSDMLSDEKKAKVGEPITRTITILAKGIGGSQLPDLKSQLETPDFKVYEDRPVTGQEVKEGSIHGWKTATYTLIPRKDGELTLPEIKVPWWDIQNNRLAEAILPAKTISIAPGEAGSIERPEPEQKAQEPEQLVEETITETETSREPASAVKAEPETQSILHIVILLLLLGLIGVFTWGVRMYRQNNRASQIRPHPMKRRETKSPKKMAKLPIAKINSIQDLIELQEFLKAYSRDHWGTSTNASLREISDVLLAQEPDLDKDFVLLLFKKLDEALYANKKVDIVAWKVDFQKVIKQTASKQSGAKNKSSEGLPDLNPR
- a CDS encoding VWA domain-containing protein; translation: MLPSLAELHFLNPLWLWAFILLPTLWLLYALFYKGAASTQKLKAFADEHLLPHLLKENPKHIRKSWPAITMWSLAWALTIIAMAGPRWNYRDVETFESDANMIVLLDLSKSMDAADVKPSRVALARQEIQDLIDKNRDVKIGLVAFAATPHMINPVTDDMDTITHLLPSLETELVTVQGSRLMPAFQMAAESLNAIPGTNKSLLVISDGDFDEHNMKDLIDKTLPKDVRVHTMGVGTEIGAPVPSGKGGFHKERGKVVITHLEAQKLKALAQAGNGQYFQAGPLQENASKILKTMKMKEGEKSTERTHRIWEEKFYLFLIPVLFLILPWFRRKYAFPVILMLTLNAQNAAAFSLQSVIPDGLAQWFQNKEQQGKAAFEAQDYEKAAESFDDVYRKGVAQYRAGDYASAEESFRASQRPERSQDAQYNLGNAELLQNKIEEAIKTYETLLEKDPSHEKAAHNLKVAQELLKQQEQQKQDNKKQDQQKDKNDQQDDQQKDQSDNKEKKSDTEKDSDKSKKEEESQQDQKSEDDSQKSEPNKEAADQDNKNQNQEKENQDKQEQQTEEQKKGDKPQASKQESKEEKKSSERPEEKKGQQEKPESASEPQEAPSQGRESKPERTATDINADLWLNRLKSDPKDFLKKQFKYEEKSGKNKAGGPFRPW
- a CDS encoding VWA domain-containing protein, with amino-acid sequence MFMFDAPWFALLLPVPLLVLFLAPEAKKNLPVLFYPHLARLKASFKETTLAKSRFFSWQTMLFYVLWISLVGALMGPQLVDKYSHTKSYGYDLMLAVDISQSMEALDFSTKVSRVSRLDATKEVVSDFVKGRQGDRVGLVLFGEFAHLQIPLTQDTLSVGKMLENAESGMAGGATAIGDAIGLAVKNLRERPEGSRILILLTDGENNAGSIPPIEAAKLAKEYGIRIYTIGMGSTGAVPFPNRYGQIVMANVSLDEPLLKEISSITGGSYFRATNTSLLGDVYKKIDALTKSEAETKEYLIQTPLFHIPLGLALLLFLVIAVSPLVVRRQNAS
- a CDS encoding DUF4381 domain-containing protein, which translates into the protein MNDLLSQLKDIEGLDAISWWPLASGWWLLLALLVAVPLGLLLAIALRKFWKNRWQRQILRHLDSLQKANPTKETYADLSETLKRLAIKRFGRQSCAGLEGTRWLQWLTQNDPKNFDWKEKGRALISLPYAPASQKGNKKELQQLIQATKRWVR
- a CDS encoding DUF58 domain-containing protein — protein: MLYPNYQELLDLRHKAKNLKLHSHRNVVSPMAGSYISPFRGQGLEFEEVREYTHGDDIRNIDWRVTARTGKPHLKVFREERERSILLCVDMSDAMAFGTRGTFKSVQAAKAASLIGWSGLFQQDRIGAVLFGAKELTYIAPKRSRQPLWRLFKVLCNPQKKSRKTSTIEDALRYMVKTATSGTLIFILSDFYDIKKEHAKYLKSLNNKCEVVFLPIADPADYDMPSMGTLEFEDGSGARINIQTGDTKGLKKAWETHQEMLKTLCGRLKIKQILLETNKDIFSTLNRGLQQLSFKR
- a CDS encoding MoxR family ATPase codes for the protein MTEQKQLANVQKSIEKHLIGQKDLIEGMLVCLLCDGHLLIEGMPGLAKTTAAKALANSIEGEFHRVQFTPDLLPSDLIGTDIYVHEKSDFTFRKGPLFHNILLADEINRAPAKVQSALLEAMEEKQVTVGAHTYALPKLFMVLATQNPIEQEGTYKLPEAQLDRFLMHLEVKYPTDKEELEILSLDENRQRKPEKAKKSLTHQSDIFAARQEIAELYMDHKLKNYIISLVAATRTPKPYSDDLTRWILCGGSPRASIAISRCAKALAWLRGDEYVSPYHIQTVAPNVLRHRLILTFEAESEEVTKSQVIQHLLEVVAVP
- the accC gene encoding acetyl-CoA carboxylase biotin carboxylase subunit — encoded protein: MDKILIANRGEIALRIHRACKDLGIQSVAVHSTADSKAMHVRLADECVCIGPPAAKDSYLNIPSILAAAEITGSHAIHPGVGFLAESENFVSMVEEHGFVFIGPTAEHIAMMGDKITAKEAMIRLGIPVVPGSDGAVESVGDAKRFADKVGYPVLIKATGGGGGKGMKVANSEKELSEAISLAKNEAKANFGNDEVFLEKYLQKPRHIEVQIIADSHGNVVHLGERDCSLQRRHQKVLEEAPSPVISSQQREELGELVTNAIKHLGYRGVGTLEFLYEDGKFYFIEMNTRLQVEHPITEMITGVDLVKEQIRVAMGEKLPFTQEDIKFNGHAIECRINAEHPETFIPSPGKVINYHAPGGLNVRVDSQLYTGYEIPPYYDSLVAKLIVYGKTREECLKRLDRTLAEYVITGIETTIPLHRKLMQSTAVQMGNYDIHWLEKDLLAA
- the accB gene encoding acetyl-CoA carboxylase biotin carboxyl carrier protein, with product MSKLFKIDKAAVRELAAILKETDLSEIEYELEEGRIRVARNITQQGVTPTPVNVPTQVMQQDAPTAKAETSSDPASHPGTIKAPMVGTAYLSPQPDAAPFIKEGSSITEGDTLLILEAMKVMNPIKAPKSGKILKIFVQDAAPVEFGEPLVIIE
- a CDS encoding threonylcarbamoyl-AMP synthase, yielding MNPSKKILQISGQSTLEKAAHILENGGLVAFPTETVYGLGADATNDIAVAKIYDVKKRDTFNPLIIHCRDLAHAKTIADFSHEAEELANQFWPGPLSLVLPKKHSSSLSELATVGLDTLAVRVPEHPVALSLLCSVPFPIAAPSANMSGSISPTTAQHVVDSLGDLISVVLEGGPCKKGIESTIIDMSEAQPTLLRSGSIPSEAIEEVFGLLLLTASKSSANPKSPGLLSRHYAPGLPMRLEVAVATDSEAFLGFGPDSAVSADLNLSPSGDLAEAAANLFAMLRQLDNPRNFKGIAVAPIPERGVGKAINDRLRRGSVRYSKNASQE